Proteins found in one Arthrobacter sp. U41 genomic segment:
- a CDS encoding glutathione S-transferase family protein, giving the protein MSQTHTDDPGFSTKGSYVTGGEEFTRDTNYIEDRITRDGAPGRNGEPGWPVEPGRYRLIAARACPWANRTVIVRRLLGLEDVISLGQPGPTHDARSWTFDLDPGGKDPVLGMERIQEAYFRRFPDYPRGITVPAIVDVASGQVVTNNFPQITLDFSTEWAAYHRPGAPELYPEALRGEIDAVNKRVFTEVNNGVYRCGFAGSQEAYDAAYDRLWTALDWLEERLTGQRYLVGDTITEADVRLFTTLARFDAVYHGHFKCNRQKLSEMPALWAYARDLFQTPGFGDTTDFVQIKQHYYIVHEDINPTVIVPAGPGLGNWLTAHGREALGGRPFGDGTPPGPVRAGEEVAPGHGAV; this is encoded by the coding sequence ATGAGCCAAACACACACGGACGACCCCGGATTCAGCACGAAGGGTTCCTACGTCACCGGCGGCGAGGAGTTCACCCGGGACACCAACTACATCGAGGACCGGATCACCCGCGACGGCGCCCCGGGCCGGAATGGCGAGCCCGGCTGGCCGGTGGAGCCGGGACGCTACCGGTTGATCGCGGCCCGCGCGTGCCCGTGGGCCAACCGGACCGTGATCGTGCGGCGGCTCCTTGGCCTTGAGGACGTCATATCCCTCGGCCAGCCCGGGCCCACCCACGATGCGCGCTCCTGGACGTTTGACCTTGATCCCGGCGGCAAGGACCCGGTGCTCGGGATGGAGCGGATCCAGGAGGCGTACTTCCGCCGCTTCCCGGACTATCCCCGCGGCATCACTGTCCCGGCCATCGTGGACGTGGCCTCCGGCCAGGTGGTGACCAACAACTTCCCCCAGATCACCCTGGATTTCTCCACCGAGTGGGCCGCCTACCACCGGCCCGGTGCGCCGGAGCTGTACCCGGAGGCCCTGCGCGGGGAGATCGACGCCGTCAACAAGAGGGTGTTCACCGAGGTGAACAACGGTGTGTACCGCTGTGGCTTCGCCGGCTCCCAGGAAGCGTACGACGCCGCTTATGACCGGCTCTGGACTGCCCTGGACTGGCTGGAGGAACGCCTCACCGGCCAGCGCTACCTGGTAGGAGACACGATCACCGAGGCCGACGTCCGCCTCTTCACAACGCTGGCACGGTTCGACGCCGTCTACCACGGACACTTCAAGTGCAACCGGCAGAAACTCAGCGAGATGCCTGCACTGTGGGCCTACGCCCGCGACCTGTTCCAGACCCCCGGGTTTGGCGACACCACGGACTTCGTGCAGATCAAGCAGCACTACTACATCGTCCACGAGGACATCAACCCCACCGTGATCGTTCCGGCGGGGCCCGGACTCGGGAACTGGCTGACGGCGCACGGCCGGGAAGCCCTCGGCGGACGCCCGTTCGGCGACGGAACACCGCCCGGCCCGGTCCGGGCCGGGGAAGAAGTGGCCCCGGGGCACGGGGCGGTCTGA
- a CDS encoding M50 family metallopeptidase: MTDAAETWWGRIVAGFTQSPVPHVTGTELALVILIAVALSLPRVTWRYFGLLATVTHELGHAFAALMTGQRLGGIRLGLDHSGTTTTYSRRPLAAVWSTFWGYPVPAVVGSAMVWSGFSGWGPAAMSIGTLILLASLLFIRNGIGLLITAGAVLAAVLLVLFVPPEFNSHVMIVLGLALLVAAVRDLGKLGNVHLRRRDRLATSDAYLLSRSTRIPAAVWIVLFAAVVGAAWWVAWQPMSEVFAALPGARLPGPADLRA, translated from the coding sequence ATGACCGATGCTGCTGAAACCTGGTGGGGCCGGATCGTGGCCGGATTCACCCAGTCCCCCGTGCCCCACGTCACCGGCACCGAACTTGCCCTGGTGATCCTGATCGCCGTCGCGCTTTCCCTGCCGCGGGTGACCTGGCGGTACTTCGGGCTGCTGGCCACCGTAACCCACGAACTCGGCCACGCCTTCGCCGCGCTTATGACCGGGCAGCGCCTCGGCGGCATCCGCCTGGGCCTGGACCATTCGGGCACGACCACCACCTACAGCAGGCGGCCCCTGGCTGCCGTCTGGTCCACCTTCTGGGGCTACCCGGTGCCGGCGGTCGTCGGCTCGGCCATGGTCTGGAGCGGCTTCAGCGGCTGGGGCCCGGCGGCGATGTCGATCGGAACCCTCATCCTGCTGGCCTCACTGCTGTTCATCCGCAACGGCATCGGGCTGCTGATCACCGCCGGTGCGGTGTTGGCCGCGGTCCTGCTCGTGCTCTTCGTCCCGCCGGAATTCAACAGCCATGTCATGATCGTGCTCGGCCTGGCCCTGCTGGTTGCCGCCGTCCGGGACCTCGGCAAGCTCGGCAACGTGCACCTGCGGCGCCGGGACCGGCTGGCGACATCGGACGCCTATCTGCTCTCCCGGTCCACCCGCATCCCCGCAGCCGTGTGGATTGTGCTGTTCGCCGCCGTGGTCGGTGCCGCCTGGTGGGTGGCCTGGCAGCCGATGTCCGAGGTGTTCGCAGCACTGCCGGGCGCACGGTTGCCCGGGCCGGCTGACCTCCGGGCATAG
- a CDS encoding TraR/DksA family transcriptional regulator — protein MVDVERFRILLLVERDRKLALLPALRRDIASVNAARQDSNVDDEHDPEGVTIAFELSQASALLEQSRQGLAQVEAALARIDAGSYGSCEVCGEEIAEGRLEARPWTPYCIRHSAGPAGTTARTSA, from the coding sequence ATGGTTGACGTCGAACGGTTCCGGATTCTCCTGCTCGTGGAGCGCGACCGGAAACTTGCCCTCCTTCCCGCCCTTCGCCGGGACATCGCCTCGGTTAACGCCGCCCGGCAGGATTCGAATGTCGACGACGAGCACGATCCCGAGGGCGTGACGATTGCGTTTGAGCTCTCCCAGGCGTCGGCCCTGCTGGAGCAGAGCCGCCAGGGTCTGGCGCAGGTCGAGGCGGCCCTGGCGAGGATCGACGCCGGCAGCTATGGCAGCTGTGAAGTCTGTGGGGAAGAGATTGCGGAAGGCCGGCTCGAAGCCAGGCCCTGGACACCGTATTGCATCCGGCACAGTGCGGGCCCCGCGGGCACCACGGCACGAACATCAGCATGA
- a CDS encoding hemerythrin domain-containing protein — protein sequence MDQPAANTLNKNPDEESGALAAVEQHHASMLKRLNALTATLTRAVQTGDTVAEHDAHEVLVEWCETELVPHALAEEGPLYGGPRNMPEGRLLVEGMLAEHQVIVGLVEELRGSTGVPAAVAAGSIRNIFALHLDKENRLLMPFIVASPGLSLARAVEGLHELVGETPVHQHGTKHGDSV from the coding sequence ATGGACCAGCCAGCGGCCAACACCCTGAACAAAAACCCTGACGAGGAATCCGGAGCCCTGGCGGCCGTGGAGCAGCACCACGCGAGCATGCTCAAGCGCCTCAACGCGCTCACCGCGACGCTTACCCGTGCCGTACAGACCGGGGACACCGTGGCGGAGCACGACGCCCACGAGGTCCTGGTGGAATGGTGCGAGACCGAACTCGTCCCGCATGCGCTCGCTGAGGAGGGTCCGCTGTACGGCGGGCCAAGGAACATGCCAGAGGGCCGGCTGCTCGTGGAGGGGATGCTCGCCGAGCACCAGGTGATCGTGGGTCTGGTCGAGGAACTGCGGGGATCGACCGGGGTGCCGGCCGCCGTGGCCGCCGGCTCCATCCGGAACATCTTCGCCCTGCACCTGGACAAGGAAAACAGGCTCCTGATGCCATTCATCGTTGCGTCCCCCGGACTGTCCCTGGCACGCGCCGTCGAGGGCCTGCACGAACTGGTCGGTGAGACCCCGGTCCATCAACACGGCACGAAGCACGGGGACAGCGTCTAG
- the malQ gene encoding 4-alpha-glucanotransferase, whose product MADGIDNENDHGPGAAELLRELAATHGVGTSYRGWDGAERSVTDSTLRGVLAALGVPAGGADEMERSLAEARLAPWRRLLPPVAVAREGQELLVNVHVPHGSAVSVWIAAEDGGRYEATQRENWDAPVDVDGVLTGRATFAVPDHVPLGWHTLLAEHEGTVSQCPLVVTPQRLQTTEALAGRRNWGLTAQLYSVRSSRSWGIGDFADLADLATITGEEGAGFLLVNPLHAAEPRPPVEDSPYLPTTRRYFNPLYLRVEEIPEYGYLDPAGRAEVERLANQLHAANHSTGLLDRNSSYGAKLTALELVFGVPRDPARARAFADFCTEQGQGLDDFALWCALAEKLGPGAPQWAGAASAPDTAYCKEQGALLARRIEFHRWLQWLCDQQLETAQRSARRSGMEIGVVHDLAVGVKQGGADDWSLAGVLARGVTVGAPPDMFNQQGQNWTQPPWHPARLAESGYTAYRDMLRTVLRHAGGIRVDHILGLFRLWWIPEGAGPGEGTYVYYDHEALIGILALEAQRAGAVVIGEDLGVFEPWVRDYLAGRGIFGTSILWFEHDADGPIPPERYRQQCLTSVNTHDLPPTAGYLAGEHVTLRESLGLLQRPVEEERAEAAAEQEAVLGLLRKRSLLPGPGHQDVQDTVEALYAFTALTPSSLLGVALVDAVGETRTQNQPGTSTQYPNWRIPLAGPRGPVLLDALQDDPRYRSLVGTIKTALHHGV is encoded by the coding sequence ATGGCGGATGGCATTGACAACGAAAACGACCACGGGCCGGGCGCGGCCGAACTGCTGCGGGAACTCGCGGCGACCCACGGTGTAGGAACCTCCTACCGGGGCTGGGACGGCGCTGAACGTTCCGTCACGGACAGTACACTTCGCGGTGTCCTCGCCGCGCTGGGGGTCCCGGCCGGGGGAGCGGATGAGATGGAACGGTCCCTGGCTGAAGCCAGACTCGCACCCTGGCGGCGCCTCCTGCCGCCGGTCGCCGTTGCCCGTGAAGGGCAGGAGCTTCTTGTCAATGTCCACGTACCGCACGGAAGCGCCGTCAGCGTGTGGATCGCTGCCGAGGACGGCGGCAGGTACGAAGCAACACAGCGGGAGAACTGGGACGCGCCGGTCGACGTCGACGGCGTCCTCACCGGCCGGGCCACCTTCGCCGTCCCGGACCATGTGCCCCTCGGCTGGCACACCCTGCTGGCAGAGCACGAAGGCACGGTATCCCAGTGCCCGCTCGTCGTCACACCGCAAAGGCTCCAGACGACCGAGGCGCTCGCCGGGCGGCGGAACTGGGGACTGACCGCTCAACTCTATTCCGTGCGGTCTTCACGGTCCTGGGGCATCGGTGACTTCGCGGACCTCGCGGACCTGGCGACCATCACGGGGGAGGAGGGCGCTGGTTTCCTGCTGGTCAACCCTTTGCACGCAGCCGAACCACGGCCGCCGGTCGAAGACTCGCCCTATTTGCCCACCACCAGGCGGTACTTCAACCCGCTCTACCTCCGGGTGGAAGAGATCCCGGAATACGGCTACCTCGACCCGGCAGGCCGGGCCGAGGTGGAGCGGCTGGCCAATCAGCTGCACGCCGCGAACCACTCCACCGGGCTGCTGGACCGGAACTCCAGTTACGGGGCAAAACTGACCGCCCTTGAGCTGGTCTTCGGGGTCCCGCGCGACCCGGCCCGCGCACGCGCATTTGCGGACTTCTGCACCGAACAGGGGCAGGGACTCGACGACTTCGCCCTCTGGTGCGCCCTGGCCGAGAAGCTGGGCCCGGGGGCCCCCCAGTGGGCCGGGGCGGCTTCCGCGCCGGACACCGCCTACTGCAAGGAACAAGGGGCGCTGCTCGCCCGCCGGATCGAATTCCACCGCTGGCTGCAGTGGCTCTGCGACCAGCAGCTTGAAACCGCGCAGCGCTCGGCCCGGCGGTCGGGCATGGAAATCGGCGTGGTCCACGATCTTGCGGTGGGCGTGAAACAGGGCGGGGCGGACGACTGGTCTCTTGCCGGCGTCCTGGCCCGGGGCGTCACGGTCGGCGCCCCGCCGGACATGTTCAACCAGCAGGGCCAGAACTGGACCCAACCGCCGTGGCACCCGGCACGGCTCGCTGAGTCGGGTTACACCGCCTACCGGGACATGCTCCGTACCGTGCTGCGCCATGCCGGCGGGATCCGCGTGGACCACATTCTGGGCTTGTTCCGTTTGTGGTGGATTCCGGAGGGGGCAGGACCGGGGGAGGGCACGTACGTCTACTACGACCATGAGGCGCTGATCGGAATCCTGGCGCTGGAGGCGCAGCGGGCCGGAGCGGTCGTGATCGGTGAGGACCTGGGGGTGTTCGAGCCGTGGGTGCGGGACTACCTGGCCGGGCGCGGGATCTTCGGCACCTCGATCCTCTGGTTCGAGCACGACGCCGACGGCCCGATTCCGCCGGAGCGGTACCGGCAGCAGTGCCTGACCAGCGTCAATACCCATGACCTGCCGCCGACGGCCGGCTACCTGGCCGGCGAGCACGTGACGCTCCGCGAATCCCTGGGACTGCTGCAACGGCCGGTGGAAGAGGAACGCGCTGAAGCCGCTGCGGAGCAGGAGGCGGTGCTCGGACTCCTGCGGAAGCGCAGCCTCCTGCCCGGGCCGGGACACCAGGATGTGCAGGACACTGTCGAAGCGCTGTACGCCTTCACCGCGCTGACCCCCTCGTCCCTGCTGGGGGTCGCGCTGGTTGATGCGGTGGGCGAAACCCGGACCCAAAACCAGCCCGGAACCAGCACGCAGTACCCCAACTGGCGCATACCGCTGGCAGGACCGCGGGGACCCGTCCTGCTCGACGCGCTGCAGGACGATCCAAGGTACCGGTCACTCGTCGGCACGATAAAAACCGCGCTGCATCACGGTGTGTAG
- a CDS encoding alkaline phosphatase family protein, with product MRRAGEGSLAIFLALLLAGCTSPGPTPSPAPPPSSSGAASSSPPATRAPSPSGSARQGTIDHVVIIVMENKAASRILGAGDAPYLNRLAKEYALAANYHAITRPSLPNYLALTSGTTAGIRSNCDPADSDCQARVRTIADEISESGRQWRMYAEGMPEPCQAHDSGRYAVKHNPFMYYPSVTGDRELCTDRVVPFSWLDDDLKTDHSLPDYVFITPDMCSDTHDCPVQSGDDWLAREVPKILAAPAFSTKNSLLVVTYDEGSGSSNRVVTVFAGPAARKGYVSETLYTHYSLLRTIEDAWGLDPLTDNDRKAAGMTELLK from the coding sequence ATGAGGCGCGCCGGCGAAGGCTCCCTGGCCATATTCCTTGCCCTGCTTCTGGCCGGGTGCACTTCTCCTGGGCCGACACCCTCCCCGGCGCCGCCGCCGTCGTCGTCGGGTGCTGCATCGTCCTCCCCGCCGGCGACGCGGGCACCGTCACCGTCCGGATCGGCGCGGCAGGGCACGATCGATCATGTCGTCATCATCGTGATGGAGAACAAGGCCGCCAGCCGGATTCTGGGAGCCGGTGATGCGCCCTACCTGAACCGCCTGGCGAAGGAGTATGCGCTGGCAGCCAACTATCACGCGATCACCCGGCCCAGCCTGCCGAACTACCTTGCCCTGACCAGCGGAACCACTGCCGGGATCAGGAGCAACTGCGACCCCGCGGACAGTGACTGCCAGGCACGGGTCCGCACCATTGCCGACGAGATCAGTGAGTCCGGGAGGCAATGGCGGATGTACGCGGAGGGGATGCCCGAACCCTGCCAGGCCCATGATTCGGGCCGATACGCGGTGAAGCACAACCCGTTTATGTACTACCCCTCGGTGACCGGCGACCGGGAGTTGTGCACCGACCGCGTGGTGCCCTTCAGCTGGCTGGACGACGACCTGAAGACGGACCACAGCCTGCCGGACTACGTCTTTATCACCCCCGACATGTGCAGCGACACCCATGACTGCCCGGTTCAGTCCGGCGACGACTGGCTGGCCCGGGAAGTTCCCAAAATCCTCGCCGCACCGGCGTTCAGCACGAAGAACTCGTTGCTAGTGGTCACCTATGACGAGGGAAGCGGATCCAGCAACCGGGTCGTCACGGTCTTCGCCGGACCCGCGGCGCGGAAGGGCTACGTCTCGGAAACCCTATACACGCACTATTCCTTGCTGCGAACGATCGAAGACGCCTGGGGCCTTGATCCTTTGACCGACAATGACCGGAAGGCCGCGGGCATGACCGAACTGCTCAAATGA
- a CDS encoding DNA polymerase IV has protein sequence MSGIRWVLHVDLDQFIAAVEVLRRPELAGKPIIVGGRGDPTERAVVSTASYEARAFGVGSGMPLRIAARKVPDAVILPVDHEAYLAASETVMATLRAQPDATVQVRGWDEAFIGTETENPEAYARQVQAAVLERTQLHCSVGIGDTLVRAKVATGFGKPAGVFRLTAGNWLDVMGSRPTKDLWGVGSKVSGRLAKLGINTVAELAASDPQDLVPEFGPRMGPWYAELGRGDGASVVDATPWVARGHSRETTFQRDLTEPAQVDDAVRELTARVLEDVAAEGRPVVGLTLKVRYAPFFTKTHARKIPETFDRDEILARALDLAAGIEAGRPIRLLGLRAEMAMPDDARKGHTPTRGGW, from the coding sequence GTGAGCGGAATCCGGTGGGTGCTGCACGTCGACCTTGACCAGTTCATCGCGGCGGTCGAAGTGCTCCGGCGCCCGGAGCTTGCGGGCAAGCCGATCATTGTCGGGGGTCGGGGCGATCCCACGGAACGAGCCGTGGTGTCGACCGCATCTTACGAGGCCAGGGCGTTCGGCGTGGGTTCCGGAATGCCCTTACGCATTGCGGCCCGGAAAGTGCCCGACGCGGTGATCCTGCCCGTCGATCACGAGGCTTACCTCGCGGCGTCTGAAACGGTGATGGCCACCCTGCGCGCGCAGCCCGACGCCACCGTGCAGGTGCGGGGTTGGGATGAGGCCTTTATCGGCACCGAGACAGAGAATCCGGAGGCGTACGCCCGGCAGGTGCAGGCCGCTGTCCTGGAGCGAACGCAGCTGCATTGCAGCGTGGGCATCGGCGACACCCTGGTCCGAGCCAAGGTCGCCACCGGTTTCGGCAAGCCGGCTGGCGTCTTCCGTCTCACTGCCGGGAACTGGCTTGACGTCATGGGCAGCCGGCCCACCAAGGACCTGTGGGGCGTCGGAAGCAAAGTGTCGGGCCGGCTGGCCAAACTCGGCATCAACACGGTCGCCGAGCTCGCCGCGTCCGACCCCCAAGACCTAGTCCCGGAGTTCGGCCCCAGGATGGGGCCCTGGTACGCGGAGCTTGGACGCGGGGACGGCGCCAGCGTTGTGGACGCCACCCCGTGGGTTGCCCGCGGGCACAGCCGGGAGACGACCTTCCAGCGGGACCTGACCGAGCCCGCCCAGGTGGACGACGCCGTGAGGGAGCTGACAGCGCGTGTCCTTGAGGATGTTGCCGCCGAGGGTCGGCCCGTGGTTGGGCTGACCCTCAAGGTTCGGTACGCGCCGTTCTTCACCAAAACCCATGCGAGGAAGATTCCCGAGACATTCGACCGGGACGAAATCCTCGCGCGGGCCTTGGACCTTGCAGCCGGAATCGAAGCGGGCCGGCCGATCCGGCTCCTGGGCCTGCGCGCCGAAATGGCAATGCCCGACGATGCCCGAAAGGGACATACGCCGACGCGCGGCGGTTGGTGA
- a CDS encoding YciI family protein, producing the protein MTRYLISFDDGAMTVPEEASLVATDGTVTDNPYPESKERLGGFSVVDVASRDEALKWAAKIAVACRCAQEVREFVPDPTV; encoded by the coding sequence ATGACGCGATACCTCATTTCGTTCGATGACGGCGCAATGACCGTCCCCGAGGAGGCGAGCCTGGTGGCCACCGACGGTACGGTCACCGACAACCCGTATCCGGAGAGCAAGGAGCGACTGGGCGGATTCTCCGTCGTTGACGTGGCCTCCCGCGACGAGGCGTTGAAGTGGGCTGCCAAGATCGCCGTCGCCTGCCGCTGCGCGCAAGAGGTCCGGGAGTTCGTGCCCGACCCGACCGTCTGA
- a CDS encoding SRPBCC domain-containing protein — protein sequence MTDETPETTTGGEPLIHGTLETIEGRPALRFERSLTHPVDRVWRAVSVPAELGSWFPAVVEWTPAVGETFDASGATLEVTEVDPPRRLAWIYAGQPQSFELVAEAGGCRLIFTHVLDDHVLAAQTATGWEIYLSRLDPHLGGEHLSEEVAHEQWAEIHERYAALFGVDPTPGRQFAAALRTGQ from the coding sequence GTGACCGACGAAACCCCGGAAACGACAACCGGAGGAGAACCCCTGATCCACGGAACCCTGGAAACGATCGAGGGTCGCCCGGCGCTGCGCTTCGAGCGCAGCCTGACCCACCCTGTGGACCGCGTGTGGCGGGCTGTCAGCGTGCCGGCGGAGCTTGGGAGCTGGTTTCCGGCAGTCGTCGAGTGGACACCGGCGGTGGGTGAGACTTTCGACGCCTCAGGCGCGACGCTCGAGGTAACGGAGGTCGATCCGCCCCGTCGCCTGGCTTGGATCTACGCCGGCCAGCCGCAAAGCTTCGAGCTCGTTGCCGAGGCGGGCGGTTGCCGGCTGATCTTCACTCACGTCCTCGACGACCATGTTCTCGCTGCGCAAACGGCAACCGGCTGGGAGATCTATCTCTCCCGGCTGGACCCGCATCTTGGCGGCGAGCACCTCTCCGAAGAGGTGGCACATGAGCAGTGGGCGGAGATCCACGAACGATACGCCGCGCTCTTCGGAGTCGACCCGACGCCGGGACGACAGTTCGCGGCAGCTCTGCGTACCGGTCAATGA
- a CDS encoding M20/M25/M40 family metallo-hydrolase, translating to MTEIRPEDEVVRICQELIRIDTSNYGDGSGPGERAAAEYTAGLMTEVGLDAEIFEAAPGRASVVTRLAGEDPSASALVVHGHLDVVPALREQWSVDPFGAELKDGMIWGRGAVDMKDMDAMILSVLRNFARTGRKPKRDLIFAFFADEEAGGTYGARYAIEKRPELFDGATEAISEVGGFSATIGGQRTYLLQTAEKGLSWLRLVAHGRAGHGSQINTDNAVTRLASAVSRIGEYRWPVELTPTTRQFLDGVTELTGVEFDPDDPDKILQELGTVARFVGATLQNTTNPTLLKGGYKHNVIPESAEALIDCRTLPGQEEHVLEVVRELAGKGVDVSYVHNDVSLEVPFAGNLVDSMIDALHSEDPGAKVLPYTLSGGTDNKSLSRLGITGYGFAPLQLPDELDFTGMFHGVDERVPTDSLKFGARVLDTLLTNY from the coding sequence ATGACTGAAATCAGGCCCGAGGACGAAGTCGTCAGAATCTGCCAGGAACTGATTCGGATCGATACTTCCAACTACGGGGACGGTTCCGGCCCGGGGGAGCGGGCGGCCGCCGAATACACCGCGGGGCTGATGACGGAAGTGGGGCTGGACGCCGAAATCTTCGAGGCCGCCCCGGGCCGCGCCAGCGTGGTGACCCGGCTCGCCGGGGAAGACCCGTCCGCCAGCGCCCTCGTCGTCCACGGGCACTTGGATGTTGTCCCCGCACTCCGCGAGCAGTGGTCGGTGGATCCCTTTGGTGCGGAGCTCAAAGACGGCATGATCTGGGGCCGCGGCGCCGTGGACATGAAGGACATGGACGCCATGATCCTCTCCGTCCTGCGCAATTTTGCCCGCACCGGACGCAAACCCAAGCGGGACCTGATCTTCGCGTTCTTTGCGGACGAGGAGGCCGGCGGCACCTACGGCGCCCGCTACGCGATCGAGAAGCGGCCCGAACTCTTTGACGGCGCCACCGAGGCGATCTCCGAAGTCGGGGGGTTTTCCGCCACAATCGGCGGCCAACGCACCTACCTGCTCCAGACCGCGGAGAAGGGCCTCTCCTGGCTCCGCCTCGTCGCCCACGGCCGCGCGGGCCACGGTTCCCAGATCAACACGGACAACGCCGTCACGCGGCTGGCCAGTGCCGTGTCCCGGATCGGGGAATACCGGTGGCCGGTAGAGCTCACCCCCACCACCCGGCAGTTCCTCGACGGCGTGACCGAACTCACGGGCGTGGAATTCGACCCGGACGATCCGGACAAGATCCTGCAGGAGCTCGGCACCGTGGCCCGCTTCGTCGGCGCCACCCTGCAGAACACCACCAACCCGACCCTGCTCAAGGGCGGCTACAAGCACAACGTGATCCCGGAATCGGCCGAGGCCCTCATCGACTGCCGCACCCTGCCCGGCCAGGAAGAACACGTCCTCGAAGTCGTCCGCGAACTTGCCGGCAAGGGCGTGGACGTGAGCTACGTCCACAACGACGTCTCCCTCGAGGTTCCGTTCGCCGGAAACCTCGTGGACTCCATGATCGACGCGCTGCACTCCGAGGACCCTGGGGCCAAGGTCCTGCCCTACACCCTCTCCGGCGGCACGGACAACAAGTCCCTGAGCCGGCTGGGCATCACCGGCTACGGGTTCGCCCCGCTCCAGCTTCCGGACGAACTGGACTTCACCGGGATGTTCCATGGGGTGGACGAACGCGTCCCCACCGACTCCCTGAAATTCGGCGCACGGGTGCTGGACACCCTGCTTACGAACTACTGA
- a CDS encoding acyl-CoA dehydrogenase family protein has product MSPEDVLPDALLERIRGRAAGYDRENAFFHEDLAELAAAGYLQIFVPASDGGLGLGLAAAAQLQRRLATAAPATALAINMHLVWTGVAHVLAARGDSSLDFVLREAAQGEIFAFGNSEAGNDSVLFDSRTAAVPQPGGGYAFTGRKIFTSLSPAWTRLGIFGKDASAGNGEGQLVHGFITRDTPGYEILADWDTLGMRASQSNTTVLDGAVVPAERIFRKLPVGPNADPLIFAIFACFETLLAAVYTGIGERALALGVDVVKRRTSFKNGGRSYAQDPDSRWKVAAAAMAMDALYPHLSGVAGDVDALADHGGQWFPKLVGLKVNATETARTVVDLAIRVSGGSSYFRGSELERLYRDVLAGMFHPSDDESAHNTVANAWLGPLETN; this is encoded by the coding sequence ATGAGCCCTGAAGACGTCCTGCCCGATGCCCTGCTGGAACGGATCCGCGGCCGCGCCGCCGGCTACGACCGCGAGAACGCCTTCTTTCACGAGGATCTGGCGGAGCTGGCCGCGGCGGGTTACCTGCAGATCTTCGTTCCGGCGTCCGACGGCGGACTGGGACTCGGGCTTGCCGCGGCGGCGCAGCTGCAGCGGCGATTGGCGACGGCGGCCCCGGCCACCGCGCTGGCCATCAACATGCATCTGGTGTGGACCGGCGTCGCGCATGTCCTGGCCGCCCGGGGCGATTCCTCGCTCGACTTTGTCCTCCGGGAGGCCGCGCAGGGCGAGATCTTCGCGTTCGGGAACTCGGAGGCGGGGAATGACTCGGTGCTCTTCGACTCCCGCACCGCGGCCGTCCCCCAGCCCGGCGGCGGCTACGCCTTCACCGGCCGCAAGATCTTCACCAGCCTCTCCCCGGCGTGGACCCGGCTGGGGATCTTCGGGAAGGACGCCTCGGCCGGAAACGGCGAAGGGCAGCTGGTCCACGGGTTCATTACCCGGGACACTCCGGGGTACGAAATCCTCGCGGATTGGGACACCCTGGGCATGCGGGCCAGTCAGTCGAACACCACGGTCCTGGACGGTGCAGTGGTGCCGGCGGAGCGGATCTTCCGGAAGCTGCCGGTGGGACCGAACGCGGACCCGCTGATCTTCGCCATCTTCGCCTGCTTCGAGACGCTGCTCGCGGCGGTCTATACGGGCATCGGCGAACGGGCCCTTGCCCTGGGGGTTGATGTCGTGAAGCGGCGCACATCGTTCAAGAACGGCGGGCGCAGCTATGCCCAGGATCCCGACAGCCGGTGGAAGGTGGCAGCCGCGGCGATGGCGATGGACGCACTGTACCCCCACCTGTCCGGCGTGGCCGGCGACGTCGACGCGCTGGCCGATCACGGCGGCCAGTGGTTCCCGAAGCTGGTCGGCCTGAAAGTGAACGCCACCGAGACAGCCCGCACGGTCGTGGACCTGGCCATCAGGGTCTCCGGGGGATCCAGCTACTTCCGCGGTTCCGAACTGGAACGGCTGTACCGCGACGTGTTAGCCGGAATGTTCCACCCTTCAGATGACGAATCCGCGCATAACACGGTGGCCAACGCCTGGCTGGGACCGCTCGAGACAAACTGA
- a CDS encoding DUF5703 family protein, with amino-acid sequence MKEHFLSSSVRRERDYLRQYEYLVLTVSPDDSLPEARRRLIEHSEYGKWELERSVLYLGGGRRFWLRRRVTQVQRTV; translated from the coding sequence ATGAAGGAACATTTTCTCAGCAGTTCGGTCCGGCGGGAACGGGACTATTTGAGGCAGTACGAGTACCTCGTACTGACGGTAAGTCCCGACGATTCCCTGCCGGAAGCACGCCGCCGCCTGATAGAGCACTCCGAGTACGGGAAGTGGGAACTGGAGCGCAGCGTGCTGTATTTGGGCGGCGGCCGCCGCTTCTGGCTCCGCCGCCGGGTCACCCAGGTCCAGCGGACCGTTTAG